TCGAGCCACTATCAGGTGTTTCAAGATAATTAAGACTGCGAAGGAAGGTTGATTTTCCAGCTCCTGAAGAACCAATCAATGCTACAACTTCCCCTTTTTGAATATCCAAGTCCAGATGATCCAAGACAGTCTGTCCTGAAAATGATTTACTTAAATTCGAAATCTTAATCATTAACGAAGGTCTCCTTTCACATCTGTTTGCACTGTATCAGGTGCAGAAATAGCCATTTTTCTCTCGATGAAACGACCGAGGCTTTCAATTCCGATATTGACTACCCAATAAACAAGGGCAACGGAGATAAAGCGTTCAAAATAGCGGTAATCAGCTCCACCCAAAATCTGAGCTTGTGCAAAGACTTCCACAACACCCGCACTAAAGGCTAGAGAAGTTCCTTTGGTCAAGCCGATTAGGGAATTGATCAAGGTTGGAGTAGCCACAACGGCCGCATTGGGAATAATCACGCGACGATAAACTTGTGCTCGGGTCATACCCAGACTGCGTGCCGCCTCAATCTCACCAGGATTTACTGAGAGAATGGCTGCACGAATGGTTTCACTAGCATAAGCTGCCTCATTAAAGGCAAAGGCAACAATTGCAAAAGCAGCGGCTGGAATCGCATTGATATTGAGACCAGTTCCCCATTGCTGATTGAGGGCTTTCAAAGCTAAAGGAATTCCGTAGTAGGTCAACATGAGTTGCACTAAAATCGGTGTCCCTTTGAGGAAACTAACAAAGAAGGCCTGCAAGGGATATAAAATCTTGACACGATTGATTTTTACAATAGCAAAAAGAAGCGCCAAAACCAAGCCAAAAAGGGCACCACCAATTGTCAACATAATCGTTGTTGGAAGCTGTTGGACAATTCTTGGAATCCCATCAAAGACCGAACGTAGGCTAAACAGCTTACCATCCGGAATCAATTGCATCAAGTTTTGGTACCAATCTGATGCTAAAATCGTTGTAACATTCATAAAAACATCCTCTCCTGATAATGATTCATTCTACCATACTTCTGCCGTCAATGAAATTATTTGCTACGGTCAGATACAGACTTTGTCTACCTACTAGTTTATCATACTTTGAAACAGGGAGGTTATATATTTTATCTATCAAAGAGATAAGTAAAAACTATTTCAGTCCCAGTTCTTCGTAAGCTTTTCGATAACCGATTTGCTTAACAGTTCCATTCTCCACTAAAATCGGTCGTTTCAATAACATACCGTCGCTTGCTAGCAACTCAGCTGCTTCTTGATTTGATAAACTTCCTACCTTATCTTTCAGCCCTAATTCACGGTATTTTATTCCACTAGTGTTGAAAAATTGCTTCAATTCGAAACCTGAGGTTGCTAGCCAGTTTAAAATAACTTCTTGGCTGGGTGTTTCTTCGACGATATGAACGGCTTTATAGTCCACACCGAGTTGGTTTAATTCTTGCTTTGCTTTTTTACAAGTTGAACATTTTGGGTATTCGATAAATTCTAACATGTCTTTCACTTTCTATTGTTTATATCTTTAAAATCTACGCCTTCATGATCCAAGAGCCAAGCTTTCTTTTCCACTCCTGCAGCATAACCTGTCAAACGCTTTCCTGCTCCTAGCACACGATGACAAGGTACTAGAATAGACCACGGATTGCGTCCTACCGCTCCACCAATTGATTGAGCAGAAGCAACTTGCAGGTCTTGGGCTATTTGCCCATAGGTCACTGTCTGACCATAAGGAATTCCCTGTAAATAGGACCAAACTCGCTTTTCAAAATCCGTTCCGATTGGAGCCAAGGGCAAGTTGGATAAATCCTGAGACTTGCCTTTAAAGTAAGCATCTAAGCAAGCAATAACTGAGTCTAAAATGGGATGACTAACAACTACTTCTATCGTTTCAACTCCTATCCCTCTCTCAAAATGCTTCTGCTCCTGCACCCAAATGCCATACAAATACTGGTCATCAGCTACGAGAGAAAGGGAGCCAATTGGCGAAGAATAGAGCATTTTTGCGTACTTCTTTTGCATTATTTCTTCAATTTTTGATAGGCTAAGCGTTCCCCATCAACTGGAACCTTACCGACCTGTTCAAAACCGAGTTTTTCAAAAATATGTTGCATGGCCTTATTTTTAGTATGTGTATCCGAGCGAAAATCCAGATAATCAAAACCTTCAATCAAACCCCCTAAAAAAGTTTGAGCAACTCCCTGTCCCTGGACATCTGCTGCGACAGCAATACGGTGAAAGACCAGATATTCTGACTCTCCAGCTTGCCATCTTCCTTCATAAATGGCTTCATAGGCTGCCTCTGGACCCTTGGTCACAGCAGCATAGGCTAATAGTTCTCCATCCTCCAAGGCTACGTAGGCTTGACCTGAGATAATATCTTCAATAATAATATTAGCATTTGGATAACCATTTTGCCACTGGTCACTACCAGCATCCGCTAAACATTTTTTAGCATCCTCCATCACTTGCATGATGGCATCTACCTCATTTGGAAAAGCTAAACGAATCTCCATCTTTTCTCCTCATTTCTGACTAGTTTCTCCCATCATAGCATAATTTAAGCCTTTTCACAAGCAGTTAAAACTTGACTTTCTGTTTTTGTTATTTTATAATCTAGTTATCAAAACTAGATAAAAAGGAGTTGAAAATGAAAACTACCTTTTCCTACCCAAAATGGGCAGAAATTCCAAACATTGACCTCTATCTGGACCAGGTTTTGCTCTATGTCAATCAGGTCTGCGCCCCTATCTCTCCTGATAAAGACAAGGGTCTGACAGCATCTATGGTCAACAATTATGTCAAACATGGTTACCTGACAAAGCCTGACAAGAAAAAATACCAACGCCAACAGATTGCCCGTTTGATTGCTATCACAACCCTTAAGTCTGTATTTTCTATCCAAGAAATAGCCCAGACACTTAATACTCTACAAAGTCAAGCAAGTTCAGACCAACTCTACGATGCTTTTGTGGACTACATGAACCAAGGAATTGATCCAGCAAACTCTATCATCCAAACTAGCTGCCAAACCGTTAAACTCTATCATCAAACCCTAGCCTTAATCCATTATACACAAGAGGAGGTAATCCAATGAACACTAGTCTTAAACTTAGCAAACAACTCAGTTTTGGAGAGGAGATTGCTAATAGCGTGACCCATGCCGTAGGTGCAGTCATCATGCTCATCTTACTCCCCATTTCATCCACCTATAGCTATGAGGCACACGGATTTTTATCATCTATCGGCGTTTCCATGTTCGTTATCAGCCTCTTTCTCATGTTCCTCTCATCCACCATTTACCACTCTATGGCCTATGGTTCGACCCACAAATATGTCTTGCGAATCATTGACCATTCTATGATTTATGTTGCCATCGCTGGATCTTACACGCCCGTCGTCTTGACCTTAATGAATAACTGGTTTGGCTATCTGATCATTGCCATCCAGTGGGGAACGACCATCTTTGGCATTCTCTATAAAATCTTTGCTAAAAAGGTCAATGAGAAATTCAGCCTTGCTCTTTACCTGATTATGGGCTGGTTGGTTCTAGCTATCATTCCTGCCATTATCAGTCAAACGACACCAATTTTCTGGAGTCTCATGGTAACTGGTGGACTCTGTTATACAGTTGGAGCTGGATTTTATGCCAAGAAAAAACCTTATTTCCACATGATTTGGCATCTCTTTATCCTAGTTGCGTCTGCCCTACAATACATCGCTATTGTTTATTATATGTAAAAGAGGTCGGGACAAATCCTAACCTCGTTTTTATTCTCTATGATGTTTTATACCCAATCAAAAAATTACTCTAGCCCATTTTATAGTACCTACTATCGTGCCGTCAATTATGGGATACTGCTTCCCTGCTAGTATGTAAATCAGAATAGTTATACTAAATTCAAACCACGTCAGCGTCGCCTTACCGTACTCAAGTATAGCTTGCGGCTAGCTTACTGGCTTGCTTTTTGATTTTCATTGAGTATTAAATCATAATCATCCGTTAATAAACCGTACCTAGCGAATCAAGACAGACTAATGGTCACATAAGAAAAAACCATTTTCCAACGTTTTTTTGACTGTGATTTCTTTAGATGCATTTTCTCCTAAGGCAAATCATTCCCTGCAGCGATGTAAATTTCATACCATTCTTTTCGAGTCAAGTTGACTTTACTTGCTTGGCTTGCCTCTATCAAATGCTTAGGATTGGTTGTACCTACGACTGCCTGCATTTTGGCTGGGTAACGTAACACCCAAGCGATAGCAATAGCTGATGGGCTCACACTGTATTTTAATGCTAATCGATTTAGGACTTGGTTTAGTTGTTGGAACTTCTCATTACCAACAAAATTCCCTTTAAAATATCCGAACTGCAAGACTGACCAGGCCTGAATAACCATGTCGTTTAATTGGCAGTATTCAAAGACGCTTCCATCACGCACAGCTGCCTTGTTGCCTTCCATATTGACATGAAATCCTGATTCAAAACCAGGTGTGAAAGCTGCACTCAATTGTAGCTGATTAACAGCTAACGGCTGCTTGACATCTTTTTTAAGCAATTCCATCATCATAGGATTTTGGTTGGACACACCGAAGTCTCGAACTTTACCTGATGTATGTAGAATTTCAAAGGCTTCCGCCACTTGATCAGCTTCCATTAAAGCATCTGGTCGATGGAGAAGTAAGCTATCTAAATAATCAACCTGCAATCTTTTTAAAATTCCATCTACTGATTCTAGAATATACTCTTTTGAAAAATCAAAATAGGTAAATTCTTCTATGCGAATACCACATTTTGACTGAATCCACATCTTTTCTCTTAAATCTGGACGATTTTTTAGGACAAGACCTAACAGTTCTTCACAACGACCACGACCGTATATATCAGCCAAGTCGAAGGCATTGATTCCAACAGAAAGTGCTGTTTCTACAAGCTCTTCAACTTCTTTTACAGACTTATCTTCTATTCTCATCATTCCGAGAACAATTTCTGATAATTCTTTGTCATCTTGACCAAATGGAATGTATTTCATGGCAATTTCCTCCGTTTTTCTTCATTATAAAGCAGAATGACACTTTTATCAACTGCTACCTAAAAAAGAAAAGAACCAGTTCAAACTGGTCCTTTTAAATCTTAGCCAATCACGCTTCCATTTGGTACAGCTGGATCAACTGTGAGAAGGGTTAATTGTCCATCATGTTCAGCTGATAGGATCATACCTTGGCTGACATATTTTTTCATCATCTTACGAGGTTTGAGATTGGCAACGATTTGAACTTTCTTGCCGACCAATTCTTGTTCATTTGGATAGTATTTTGCAATCCCTGAGAGGATTTGACGATCTTCACCATCACCAGCATCCAAGCGGAATTGAAGCAACTTGTCAGAACCTTCTACTTTAGACACTTCTTTGACTTCTGCGACACGGATTTCGACCTTGTCAAAGTCCTCAAACTTGATTTCTTCTTTGTTAAGTTTGAGTTCTACTTCGTCTGGATTCCATTCTTTTGCAACTGCTGGTTTGTTGCCTTCCATTTGTTCCTTGATATAGGCAATCTCTTCTTCCATATCCAGACGTGGGAAAATTGGTGTTCCTTTAGCAACTACAGTCACACCTGCAGGGAAGTCAGCTAAGCTCAAGTTCTCAAGGCTTGCTACTTCTTCCAAGCCAAGTTGATTCAAGACTGCACGACTGGTTTCCATCATAAATGGCTCAATCAAGTGAGCAACGACACGAAGACTGGCTGCCAAGTGGCTCATGACACTTGCTAATTGGTCACGAAGAGCTTCATCCTTAGCCAAGACCCATGGAGCTGTCTCGTCGATGTATTTATTAGTACGAGAGATAAGGGTCCAGACTGCTTCTAAAGCACGTGGGTAGTCAACTGCTTCCATGTGTGTATGGTAGTCAGCGATTGATTGTTCTGCTACTTGAGCAAGAGCATGGTCAAACTCTGTTACACCCTCTACATAGGCTGGAATTTGTCCATCAAAATACTTGTTAATCATAGAAACCGTACGGTTGAGGAGGTTTCCAAGGTCATTGGCCAATTCGTAGTTGATACGGCCAACATAGTCTTCTGGAGTGAAGGTTCCGTCTGAACCAACAGGAAGGCTACGCATGAGGTAGTAGCGAAGTGGATCTAGACCATAGCGTTCTACCAACATTTCAGGGTAAACGACATTTCCTTTAGACTTGGACATCTTGCCGTCTTTCATGACAAACCAACCGTGGGCAATCAAGCGGTCAGGCAATTTAACATCCAACATCATGAGAAGGATTGGCCAGTAGATTGAGTGGAAACGAAGGATGTCTTTTCCTACCATATGGAAGACTGTTCCATTCCAGAATTTGTCAAAGCTACCATGTTCATCTTGACCGTAGCCAAGAGCTGTCGCATAGTTAAGAAGGGCATCAATCCAAACATAGACAACGTGTTTTGGATTTGACGGTACTGGTACTCCCCATGTAAAGGTTGTACGAGAAACTGCCAAATCCTCTAAACCTGGTTCGATGAAGTTGCGAAGCATTTCATTCAGACGACCATCTGGAGTGATAAATTCAGGATGGGACTTGAAAAATTCCACCAAACGATCTTGGTATTTGCTGAGACGAAGGAAGTATGATTCTTCAGAAACCCATTCTACTTCGTGACCTGATGGAGCAATACCCCCAGTTACATTTCCAGCTTCGTCACGGAAAACTTCCGCAAGCTGGCTTTCTGTAAAGAATTCCTCATCTGAGACTGAGTACCAACCAGAATATTCACCCAAATAGATGTCATCTTGAGCAAGTAAGCGTTCAAAGACTTGTGCGACAACTTTTTCATGGTAGTCATCAGTTGTACGGATAAATTTATCGTATGAGATATCTAGTAATTGCCAGAGTTCTTTAACTCCAACTGCCATTCCATCAACATAGGCTTGAGGTGTAATTCCAGCTTCTTCTGCTTTTTGTTGAATCTTTTGACCATGCTCATCAAGACCTGTCAGATAAAAGACATCGTAGCCCATCAAGCGTTTGTAACGTGCTAAGACATCACAGGCGATGGTTGTGTAGGCAGATCCGATATGAAGTTTTCCAGATGGATAGTAAATCGGCGTTGTAATATAAAAATTCTTTTCAGACATAATTTTTCCTTTCCAGGCAAATGAAACCTGTTTTTCTAACACTTCATTATATCACATTTTTAAGAATTTTCGATAGGGAAATCCATACAAAAACAAGATAGACAAGCGTCCATCTTGTTGATCTTATTCATATCGAAGGGCTTCAATTGGATCAAGTTTCGATGCCTTGTTGGCTGGCAAGACTCCAAAAATCATACCAACACTAGCCGAAACTGCAAGACTAAATAGGGCAACCGGGATTGACACTCCCACCTCTATACCCGCAATCAAACCTTGTAATAGTATACCAGCTATAGCGGTTAAGCCTGTCGCAATGGTTAAACCAATGACTCCGCCTAACAAGGTCAAAATCATGGATTCAATCAAAAATTGGATTAAAATATTAGCACGTGTCGCACCCAAAGCCTTACGGAGACCAATCTCACGAGTACGCTCCGTCACCGAAACCAGCATGATGTTCATAACACCAGTCCCTCCAACAAAAAGGGAAATTCCTGCAATGGCACTAATAATCGTAGTTATAAATCCAAAAAGTTGTTGTACTTCTTGGAAGGCTGCAGTCGCATCTGCCACCTGATACTCCCCTTGCTGAAGACCAGCAATCTCGGTCAATTTTCTAGCTAATTCTGGTCCCACAGTTGGTGTCAAACTGGTATCATTGACACGGAAGACAATATCAGAAATCTCATCCATATTGAAGTTGTTGGCAAGAGAAATATTAGTCGTAATCGGAAGTCCACCAATACCAAAAGTCTTGGCAGTCTTGGCCTCATCGCTGGTATAGACACCAATGACACGATAGCTAAAGCCACCAACATCTATAACCTGGTTAACAGCTTCTTGAGCAGATCCAAACAGACTATTAGCAAGTTCTTGGTCTAGTAAAATGACACTGGCAACATCTTTATAATCCTGAGCTATAAGACTTCGGCCTGCAACAATTTCATTTTCAACTGCCTTCATGTAAGTAATATTTCCACCTGTCAAGCTAGCGCGCTCCACTTTTTTGTCTTTATAAGACAAGGTGGTATTAGTCGAGTTGGTTACATAGTAACTGTCCACACCCTTAAGTTTTGCTGCCTCCTTGACCCAAGCTTCTTGCGGTTTTGGTGGTTCAACAGGAACTTCCTCTTCTTTCCCAGAGACTGTCAAAGCTGATTGTTTTTGGGTAAAAGAACCATCTTTACTTTTAATAGGCGAGAAAAAGACATGGATATTCTTCTGTGACTTGGTCATGTTTTTATTGACCTGACGAGACATGGAATCACCTAGAGCCATAATCACAACAACTGATGAAACACCAATGATAATCCCAATCATAGTGAGAAAAGAGCGCATCTTGTGGGCCATGATAGATGAAAAGGCAAATTTCAGATTCTGCATCTTAGTTTTCCTCCCTTTCTAATTGCGCACTGTCAGACGAAATAACTCCATCTCGAATGACAATCTGGCGTTTAGCATAAGCAGCGATTTCAGGCTCATGCGTTACCATGATAATGGTTTTTCCTTCTTTATTTAGTTCAACCAACAGTTGCATAATTTGATTCCCTGTTTTGGTATCCAAGGCTCCTGTCGGTTCATCCGCTAGGATAATAGAAGGATTGTTTACCAAGGCACGCGCGATAGCTACACGTTGCTTTTGACCTCCAGATAATTCCGAAGGTAAATGGTGACTACGTTCTGTCAATTCAACCTTATCTAAATATTCCTCAGCTAACTTGCGACGTTTTGAAGCCGAAACTCCTGCGTAAATCAAAGGCAATTCTACATTTTGCAGAGCATTGAGTTTAGATAGAAGAAAGAACTGCTGAAAGACAAATCCGATTTGTTGGTTACGGACCTTGGCTAACTGTTTTTCACCCAGTCCAGCTACTTCTTGACCTTCAAGATAATACTCTCCACTGCTTGGTGTATCCAACATGCCAATCGTATTCATGAGAGTAGATTTACCAGAACCAGATGGTCCCATGATGGCAACAAATTCACCCTCATTTACTTCTAGGTTGATATTTTTGAGAACCTGCAATTCTTGGTCACCGTTACGGTAGCTTCTGCAGATATTTTTTAGACTAATTAGTTTCTTCATCAGCCTTCACCTCTTTTCCTTCCTCTAGAGAAGACGTTGGGTTACTGATGACCTTGACTCCATTTGTCAGACCTGAAGTGATTTCTTGGTTGTCTGCATCAGCATTTCCCAAACCAACTTCCACTTTCTTGGCCTTTTTCTGCTCGTCAATTACCCAGACATAATTCTTATCATTTTCAGTCACAACACTTGTTAAAGGAACCAGAATAGCTTTACTCTTATTCTTAACCTCAACACTTACTGAGAATCCTTGTTTCAAGTCACCGATTTCACTTGTAACATCGATGGTATATGGATATTTAGAACCAGAGTTACCGCCTGTTGCTGCAGCTGCACTTGGTGCTTCACCATTGTTTTTAGGGTAGTCAGAAATGTAGCTAATCTTACCAGTCCAGCTCTTATCTTGGTAAACTTTAGAAGTAAAGGTTACTTCTTGTCCTACAGAGAGGTTGGCAAGGTTATATTCAGATAGTTCCCCCTTAACTTGCAAGTTTTCATTGCTAACGACATGAACTACCACCTGGCTAGCTCCTGTTGGAGATTTAGAAACATTGCGGTTGACTTCGACCACAGTTCCCTCTAGGGTACTGAGAACCGTCATTGCATCCAACTGACTTTGAGCCTTGCTTAATTGCGCAGCTGCATCTGCACGGGCATCACGGGCATCACCCAATTGAGCATCAATAGAGGATACTGAATTTCCTGCGACTGGAGCTGGAGTTTGCGCTGCAGCTCCTTCGCCTCCTGCTGGTGTTGGCAATTGTAAAGCCGGTGCTGAAGCGGCTTCATTGCGTGCTTGGTTGAGTTCGTTGATATGGCGATCTGCCTTCGCAACTGCTCGACTCGCTGAATCATAGGCCGCCCGTGCTTCTGAACTACTGTACTTAACTAAAGCCTGTCCTTCACTAACCTTATCGCCCACAGAAACAAGGATTTCATCTAAATCTCCTTTGCTAGCATCAAAATAAACATATTGTTCATTTTTTGCTGTTACTGTCCCTGATAACAAAACAGAGGATGCCACGCTTCCTTCCTTAGCAACAACCAGATGAGTAACCTCATCTTTTACAGCAGTCTGAGAAGGTTGTCTAAAGAGTAAAATCCCTCCAGCACCCAATACAACTACACTTGCAGCACCGATTGCTGCATACAATTGCCACTTTTTAGCTTTACCATTCTTTTTCATAATGAAACTCCTTTTTGATTTAAAGTCCTTAACAATATTATACAAAAATTCCCAAATATAAACAATAACAGTTGAGAACGAAATAATGACATTTCAGGATCCACTTATTGTTCGGAATTTATTTTTATTGTTATTGTACTAGATATATAATACACTTTATTTTCCCTTTTTGCAAGCCTTTTCTTTAATTTTTTTGAACGTAGCAGATTTTTGCAATCACATCAAAAAAAAGATAGAATATGACTATCAAAAAATGACACTCTACTATTTAAAAGAGTACAAAGGAGTTTTCAATGAGAGAATATGATATCATTGCTATCGGTGGAGGTAGCGGAGGAATTGCTACCATGAACCGTGCTGGTGAACACGGAGCCAAAGCAGCCGTTATTGAGGAAAAGAAATTAGGTGGAACCTGTGTCAACGTCGGTTGTGTTCCTAAGAAAATCATGTGGTACGGAGCACAAATTGCTGAGACTTTCCATCAATTTGGAGAAGACTACGGTTTTAAAACTACTGATCTTAACTTTGACTTTGCAACTCTACGTCGCAATCGTGAAGCCTACATTGATCGCGCTCGTTCTTCTTATGATGGCAGTTTTAAACGCAACGGTGTAGACTTGATTGAAGGCCATGCTGAATTTGTAGATTCTCATACTGTTAGCGTAAATGGTGAACTCATTCATGCCAAACATATCGTGATTGCGACTGGTGCCCATCCAAGTATTCCTAATATTCCTGGTGCAGAACTAGGTGGCTCTTCTGATGATGTATTTGCTTGGGAAGAACTTCCTGAGTCAGTTGCCATTCTAGGCGCTGGTTATATCGCTGTTGAATTAGCTGGCGTTCTCCACACTTTTGGTGTCAAGACAGACCTCTTTGTTCGCCGTGATCGTCCTTTACGTGGTTTTGATTCTTACATCGTTGAAGGTTTGGTCAAGGAAATGGAAAGAACAAACTTGCCCCTTCATACTCACAAAGTCCCTATCAAATTAGAGAAAACTGCTGAAGGCATTACCATTCATTTCGAAGATGGTACTAGTCACACAGCTAGTCAAGTTATCTGGGCTACGGGTCGCCGTCCAAACGTTAAAGGCTTGCAACTTGAAAAAGCTGGAGTAACTCTGAACGAACGTGGCTTTATCCAAGTGGATGAATACCAAAATACTGTTGTTGAGGGAATCTATGCTCTAGGTGATGTAACGGGTGAAAAAGAGCTGACTCCAGTTGCTATCAAGGCTGGACGTACTTTGTCTGAACGTCTCTTTAACGGCAAAACAACTGCTAAAATGGACTACTCAACTATTCCAACTGTTGTCTTTTCACACCCTGCTATCGGAACTGTTGGATTGACAGAAGAGCAAGCTATTAAAGAATACGGTCAAGACCAAATCAAGGTTTACAAATCAAGCTTTACTTCTATGTACTCTGCTTGCACTTGCAACCGTCAAGAAACACGTTTCAAACTGATTACAGCTGGTTCAGAAGAAAAAGTTGTTGGACTTCATGGAATTGGCTATGGTGTTGATGAAATGATTCAAGGATTTGCTGTTGCTATCAAAATGGGAGCAACCAAGGCTGACTTTGATGCAACTGTGGCGATTCACCCAACTGCATCTGAAGAATTTGTAACTATGCGTTAATCGAAACAAAAGAAGCTGATACAAATGTGTCTGCTTCTTTTTTGATGATTTACGAATAGATGAAAACAACTTACCCCGTCAGGAAAATCGGCTGTTACAGTTTTTGTTACCTTTGTTATAAAAATAGGTTGACAATAATATTAAATTAAGTACAATAGTTACTATACATTAGAAAAGAGGTTAACTATTTTGAAAAAAGCTCACGTTTATGCTATCCCTGCTATTGGGGCTGTTCTTATTGCTGTGTTGGCACAAATCAGTCTTCCAATTGGACCTGTTCCCTTCACTCTACAAAACTTTGCAATCGGCTTGATTGCTACTGTATTTAGACCGAGAGAGGCTGTACTTTCTGTTGGACTCTATCTTCTTCTAGGTGCCATCGGTCTTCCTGTCTTTGCAGGAGGTGGAGCTGGATTTCATGCTTTAGTTGGTCCTACTGCAGGCTATCTTTGGTTTTATCTTGTTTACTCTGGAGTTACTTCATCTCTAACTGACAGCGATAGTGGAGTTGTCAAGATTTTTCTTGCAAACCTCTTAGGAGATACACTTGTCTTTGTCGGAGGGATTCTCAGCTTGCATTTCCTAGCTGGAATGGCATTTGAAAAAGCTCTTATGGTGGGTGTTCTTCCCTTTATCATTCCAGACCTTGGTAAACTTCTTGCTATTAGTTTTATTAGCCGTCCACTACTTCAACGCCTTAAAAATCAGGCTTACTTTACTAACTAAAAAAGGATATCGAGTTGTCATAACTCAATATCCTTTTTTTCCATTTTGAAAACTTAGTTGCCTTTAAAGGCATCCACCATCATTTGAAATTCTTCATTTGAGAGAGTAATTCCCTTGCCCATTTTAGTATGGTCTGGACTCCAAGCACGAATATCAAACTTTGCAGGAGCACCATTAAAGCTCACGCGGTTGATTTCCTTGGTCCAACCTTTTTCGTTTTCAGAAAGAGTCAACAAATGCTCTTCGATTTCAAATGTAAATTCTGCCATTTTCTTCTCCTTTTTTAGCTTTCATTAGTTTATTCGTAAAATCTTGTAGATTTTAGGAAAATTTTATATAATATTGATATAAAAGAAGGGAGGCCAATATGAGACATAAATTCCAGCAAATACTAGATAAAATACATGACTTTTTAAATGGACATGACCAACCTGACCAGACTGAAACCAACTCCCTTACAGCCACTATTGAAGAGGCTGTCCAGAAACAAACTGCTGTTCATCTTATCTTGTCTGAGACAAGTTTTACAGGTGATATCATCAAATACGATCAGCAACGCCAGCAGATTATCGTGAAAAATTTTGCCAAAAATGTTAGCCGTATTATCCGTATAAGCGATATTCAA
Above is a genomic segment from Streptococcus mitis containing:
- a CDS encoding amino acid ABC transporter permease, translating into MNVTTILASDWYQNLMQLIPDGKLFSLRSVFDGIPRIVQQLPTTIMLTIGGALFGLVLALLFAIVKINRVKILYPLQAFFVSFLKGTPILVQLMLTYYGIPLALKALNQQWGTGLNINAIPAAAFAIVAFAFNEAAYASETIRAAILSVNPGEIEAARSLGMTRAQVYRRVIIPNAAVVATPTLINSLIGLTKGTSLAFSAGVVEVFAQAQILGGADYRYFERFISVALVYWVVNIGIESLGRFIERKMAISAPDTVQTDVKGDLR
- a CDS encoding arsenate reductase is translated as MLEFIEYPKCSTCKKAKQELNQLGVDYKAVHIVEETPSQEVILNWLATSGFELKQFFNTSGIKYRELGLKDKVGSLSNQEAAELLASDGMLLKRPILVENGTVKQIGYRKAYEELGLK
- a CDS encoding cysteine methyltransferase, translated to MQKKYAKMLYSSPIGSLSLVADDQYLYGIWVQEQKHFERGIGVETIEVVVSHPILDSVIACLDAYFKGKSQDLSNLPLAPIGTDFEKRVWSYLQGIPYGQTVTYGQIAQDLQVASAQSIGGAVGRNPWSILVPCHRVLGAGKRLTGYAAGVEKKAWLLDHEGVDFKDINNRK
- a CDS encoding GNAT family acetyltransferase, producing MEIRLAFPNEVDAIMQVMEDAKKCLADAGSDQWQNGYPNANIIIEDIISGQAYVALEDGELLAYAAVTKGPEAAYEAIYEGRWQAGESEYLVFHRIAVAADVQGQGVAQTFLGGLIEGFDYLDFRSDTHTKNKAMQHIFEKLGFEQVGKVPVDGERLAYQKLKK
- a CDS encoding hemolysin III, which gives rise to MNTSLKLSKQLSFGEEIANSVTHAVGAVIMLILLPISSTYSYEAHGFLSSIGVSMFVISLFLMFLSSTIYHSMAYGSTHKYVLRIIDHSMIYVAIAGSYTPVVLTLMNNWFGYLIIAIQWGTTIFGILYKIFAKKVNEKFSLALYLIMGWLVLAIIPAIISQTTPIFWSLMVTGGLCYTVGAGFYAKKKPYFHMIWHLFILVASALQYIAIVYYM
- a CDS encoding aldo/keto reductase, producing the protein MKYIPFGQDDKELSEIVLGMMRIEDKSVKEVEELVETALSVGINAFDLADIYGRGRCEELLGLVLKNRPDLREKMWIQSKCGIRIEEFTYFDFSKEYILESVDGILKRLQVDYLDSLLLHRPDALMEADQVAEAFEILHTSGKVRDFGVSNQNPMMMELLKKDVKQPLAVNQLQLSAAFTPGFESGFHVNMEGNKAAVRDGSVFEYCQLNDMVIQAWSVLQFGYFKGNFVGNEKFQQLNQVLNRLALKYSVSPSAIAIAWVLRYPAKMQAVVGTTNPKHLIEASQASKVNLTRKEWYEIYIAAGNDLP
- a CDS encoding methionine--tRNA ligase (methionine--tRNA ligase; MetRS; adds methionine to tRNA(Met) with cleavage of ATP to AMP and diphosphate; some MetRS enzymes form dimers depending on a C-terminal domain that is also found in other proteins such as Trbp111 in Aquifex aeolicus and the cold-shock protein CsaA from Bacillus subtilis while others do not; four subfamilies exist based on sequence motifs and zinc content) → MSEKNFYITTPIYYPSGKLHIGSAYTTIACDVLARYKRLMGYDVFYLTGLDEHGQKIQQKAEEAGITPQAYVDGMAVGVKELWQLLDISYDKFIRTTDDYHEKVVAQVFERLLAQDDIYLGEYSGWYSVSDEEFFTESQLAEVFRDEAGNVTGGIAPSGHEVEWVSEESYFLRLSKYQDRLVEFFKSHPEFITPDGRLNEMLRNFIEPGLEDLAVSRTTFTWGVPVPSNPKHVVYVWIDALLNYATALGYGQDEHGSFDKFWNGTVFHMVGKDILRFHSIYWPILLMMLDVKLPDRLIAHGWFVMKDGKMSKSKGNVVYPEMLVERYGLDPLRYYLMRSLPVGSDGTFTPEDYVGRINYELANDLGNLLNRTVSMINKYFDGQIPAYVEGVTEFDHALAQVAEQSIADYHTHMEAVDYPRALEAVWTLISRTNKYIDETAPWVLAKDEALRDQLASVMSHLAASLRVVAHLIEPFMMETSRAVLNQLGLEEVASLENLSLADFPAGVTVVAKGTPIFPRLDMEEEIAYIKEQMEGNKPAVAKEWNPDEVELKLNKEEIKFEDFDKVEIRVAEVKEVSKVEGSDKLLQFRLDAGDGEDRQILSGIAKYYPNEQELVGKKVQIVANLKPRKMMKKYVSQGMILSAEHDGQLTLLTVDPAVPNGSVIG